One genomic segment of Protaetiibacter intestinalis includes these proteins:
- a CDS encoding winged helix-turn-helix domain-containing protein, whose translation MSLATLDTLRPQTRSYPAPRIAPRPAPVAEPERPRIRAVPEGTEARGFALYVGVDELKALGAGVSLPQLVEALKRTVADLVPDAETYAAVALAPQGAGGRDVEVVRLALQDPAALAKHRQTVAPAEPPEPKGGVVIDISRKRVQLDGEIAPLTYKEFELLQFLVLREGRTIDRAEIISTLWSDGGDEETPNERTIDVHVRRLRSKLGAYEDIVRTVRGSGYRFDRHADVTIRWASTPSPDVF comes from the coding sequence ATGTCTCTCGCCACCCTCGACACCCTCCGTCCCCAGACCCGCTCCTACCCCGCCCCGCGCATCGCGCCCCGCCCGGCACCCGTGGCGGAGCCCGAGCGTCCGCGCATCCGCGCCGTGCCCGAGGGCACCGAGGCGCGCGGCTTCGCCCTCTACGTGGGCGTCGACGAGCTGAAGGCGCTCGGCGCCGGCGTCTCGCTGCCGCAGCTCGTGGAGGCCCTCAAGCGCACCGTGGCCGACCTCGTGCCGGATGCCGAGACCTACGCCGCCGTGGCGCTCGCCCCGCAGGGTGCGGGCGGCCGCGACGTCGAGGTCGTGCGCCTCGCCCTGCAGGACCCGGCCGCGCTCGCCAAGCACCGCCAGACGGTCGCCCCCGCCGAGCCGCCGGAGCCGAAGGGCGGTGTCGTGATCGACATCTCCCGCAAGCGCGTACAGCTCGACGGCGAGATCGCGCCGCTCACCTACAAGGAGTTCGAGCTGCTGCAGTTCCTCGTGCTGCGCGAGGGGCGCACGATCGACCGCGCCGAGATCATCTCGACCCTGTGGTCGGACGGCGGCGACGAGGAGACCCCGAACGAGCGCACGATCGACGTGCACGTGCGGCGGCTGCGCTCCAAGCTCGGCGCCTACGAGGACATCGTGCGCACCGTGCGCGGCTCCGGGTACCGCTTCGACCGCCACGCGGATGTCACCATCCGCTGGGCGTCGACGCCGTCGCCCGACGTCTTCTGA
- a CDS encoding lysophospholipid acyltransferase family protein — MVDAGAQQNPRRDRFTSKSQAAARYVAQRGILKPVAWSTVKVTIVGARQLRSLPKSFVVIANHSSHLDAPLIMGSLPRKQARYLAAGAAADYFFDVWWRRGLTALFFNAFPVDRSGVNPRSISARSLLERGVPLLVFPEGTRSKDGRMGHFKPGAASLAIASGVPCVPVALVGAGIAHPRGSSWPKPGRLPVGVVFGAPMLPEEGETAAEFTARIRAEIVKLHDAHAPRILGPSPEAVPGTDDPSPEGERP; from the coding sequence ATGGTGGACGCCGGCGCTCAGCAGAACCCGCGCCGCGACCGTTTCACCTCCAAGTCGCAGGCGGCCGCGCGGTATGTGGCGCAGCGCGGCATCCTGAAGCCCGTCGCCTGGTCGACGGTCAAGGTGACGATCGTGGGGGCCCGGCAGCTGCGGAGCCTGCCGAAGTCTTTCGTGGTGATCGCCAACCACTCCAGCCACCTCGACGCGCCGCTCATCATGGGCTCCCTCCCGCGCAAGCAGGCGCGCTACCTCGCCGCGGGGGCCGCCGCCGACTACTTCTTCGACGTGTGGTGGCGCCGCGGGCTCACCGCGCTGTTCTTCAACGCCTTCCCCGTCGACCGCTCGGGCGTCAATCCCCGCAGCATCTCGGCGCGTTCGCTGCTCGAGCGCGGCGTGCCGCTGCTCGTGTTCCCGGAGGGCACCCGCTCGAAGGACGGACGGATGGGGCACTTCAAGCCCGGGGCGGCCTCCCTCGCCATCGCCTCCGGGGTCCCCTGCGTGCCGGTCGCGCTCGTGGGTGCGGGGATCGCGCACCCGCGCGGCAGCAGCTGGCCGAAGCCCGGCCGCCTGCCCGTCGGCGTGGTGTTCGGTGCGCCCATGCTGCCCGAGGAGGGCGAGACGGCCGCCGAGTTCACCGCCCGCATCCGCGCCGAGATCGTGAAACTGCACGACGCCCATGCACCCCGTATCCTGGGCCCGTCGCCCGAGGCCGTGCCCGGCACCGACGACCCGTCGCCCGAAGGAGAGAGACCGTGA
- the proC gene encoding pyrroline-5-carboxylate reductase: MWRMTTLPSLAVLGAGSMAGAIVRGLIASGVDPASVAVSTRSTASAEAWRAEGVRAVALEDDPDANAAVVAGAGLVLLGVKPAMVPDTLREVAGALAPDAVVVSVAAGVTTATMESLVPNPVIRSMPNTPALVRRAVTGVAAGSRAGEAELALARALFSAVGAVVELPEEQIDALSAISGSGPATIYFLVEKLTETAERLGFDHDDARLLAEQTLIGSAYLLESTGEEPAELRRRVTSPKGTTERIIAVLDEAQLTDVFERAAEAAIARARELAAGA; encoded by the coding sequence ATGTGGCGTATGACGACCCTTCCGTCCCTCGCCGTGCTGGGCGCCGGTTCGATGGCCGGGGCCATCGTGCGCGGCCTGATCGCCTCCGGCGTCGACCCGGCATCCGTGGCCGTGTCGACCCGCAGCACCGCCTCGGCCGAGGCGTGGCGGGCGGAGGGCGTGCGTGCGGTCGCCCTCGAGGACGACCCGGATGCCAACGCCGCGGTCGTCGCGGGCGCCGGCCTCGTGCTGCTCGGCGTCAAGCCCGCCATGGTGCCCGACACCCTGCGCGAGGTGGCGGGCGCGCTCGCCCCGGATGCCGTGGTGGTGAGCGTCGCGGCGGGCGTGACGACCGCGACGATGGAGTCGCTCGTGCCGAACCCCGTCATCCGCTCGATGCCGAACACGCCCGCGCTCGTGCGCCGCGCCGTCACCGGGGTGGCCGCCGGCTCGCGCGCGGGGGAGGCCGAGCTCGCCCTCGCCCGCGCCCTGTTCTCGGCGGTCGGCGCGGTCGTCGAGCTGCCCGAGGAGCAGATCGACGCGCTCTCGGCGATCTCGGGCTCGGGTCCCGCGACGATCTACTTCCTCGTCGAGAAGCTCACCGAGACCGCCGAGCGGCTCGGGTTCGACCACGACGACGCGCGCCTGCTGGCCGAGCAGACGCTCATCGGCTCCGCGTACCTGCTCGAGTCGACGGGCGAGGAGCCCGCCGAGCTGCGCCGCCGCGTGACGAGCCCGAAGGGCACCACCGAGCGCATCATCGCCGTGCTCGACGAGGCGCAGCTGACCGACGTCTTCGAGCGCGCCGCCGAGGCCGCGATCGCCCGCGCGAGGGAGCTCGCCGCGGGCGCCTGA
- a CDS encoding potassium channel family protein — translation MVEKIAHDAPVLVIGLGRFGAATAGQLQRLDRDVLAVDEDMVLVQKWSERVTHAVQADARSIDALRQIGAEDFQIAVVAVGSSVESSVLITANLVDLKIPQIWAKAVSQSHGKILSRIGANHVIYPEAEAGERVAHLVSGRMIDFIEFDDGFAIVKMYPPKPIRGLSLADSHVRQKYGITVVGVKSPGKDFTYATPETVISNHDLIIASGSTPDLEKFAALQS, via the coding sequence TTGGTTGAGAAGATCGCCCACGACGCCCCCGTGCTCGTGATCGGCCTCGGCCGCTTCGGCGCCGCGACCGCGGGCCAGCTGCAGCGGCTCGACCGCGACGTGCTCGCCGTCGACGAGGACATGGTGCTCGTGCAGAAGTGGTCGGAGCGCGTCACGCACGCCGTGCAGGCGGATGCGCGCTCGATCGACGCGCTGCGGCAGATCGGCGCCGAGGACTTCCAGATCGCGGTCGTCGCGGTCGGCTCCTCGGTCGAGTCGAGCGTGCTCATCACGGCGAACCTCGTCGACCTCAAGATCCCGCAGATCTGGGCGAAGGCGGTCAGCCAGTCGCACGGCAAGATCCTCAGCCGCATCGGCGCGAACCACGTCATCTACCCGGAGGCGGAGGCGGGCGAGCGCGTCGCGCACCTCGTCTCGGGCCGGATGATCGACTTCATCGAGTTCGACGACGGCTTCGCGATCGTGAAGATGTACCCGCCGAAGCCCATCCGGGGCCTCAGCCTCGCCGACTCGCACGTGCGGCAGAAGTACGGCATCACCGTGGTGGGCGTGAAGAGCCCGGGCAAGGACTTCACCTACGCGACGCCCGAGACGGTGATCTCGAACCACGACCTCATCATCGCCTCGGGTTCGACGCCCGACCTGGAGAAGTTCGCCGCCCTGCAGTCGTAG
- a CDS encoding MarR family winged helix-turn-helix transcriptional regulator — MTDRADAVDAWESLYRAQVAVLRQLLAEFPDDEISFTEYDVLFNLYRQPGQALRIRDLNKHLLLTQPSVSRLLDRLVARHLVEKSPDPADARGTIVTLTDRGVEVFRRIGAQHGRSIIARMSVLSRAEQRQLAELTDKLRAGAIPG; from the coding sequence GTGACCGATCGCGCGGATGCCGTCGACGCCTGGGAGTCGCTGTACCGCGCCCAGGTCGCGGTGCTCCGCCAGCTGCTGGCCGAGTTCCCCGACGACGAGATCTCGTTCACCGAGTACGACGTGCTCTTCAACCTGTACCGGCAGCCGGGGCAGGCGCTGCGCATCCGCGACCTCAACAAGCACCTGCTGCTCACCCAGCCGAGCGTGAGCAGGCTGCTCGACCGGCTCGTCGCGCGCCACCTCGTCGAGAAGAGCCCCGACCCGGCGGATGCGCGCGGCACGATCGTCACGCTCACCGACCGCGGGGTCGAGGTGTTCCGGCGGATCGGGGCGCAGCACGGCCGCTCGATCATCGCCCGGATGTCGGTGCTGAGCCGCGCGGAGCAGCGCCAGCTCGCCGAGCTCACCGACAAGCTGCGCGCCGGCGCGATCCCCGGCTGA
- a CDS encoding FAD-binding oxidoreductase produces the protein MTDVEHMKWWGWGVEGVGFHHEDKPGFAPFVLQAVGLDLATAQKAEQPSFEELDLADPVAPAELVAALAAIVGEDFVRTDAMERVVHTYGKSLRDLVRIRTGDIARAVDVVVYPADEDDVQRIVDAVVAADAVLIPFGGGSNIAGSLEPQAGEQRPVVSVDMGRMSAVIDIDADSGLARIQAGALGPHLEAQLAAQGWTIGHFPDSFTHSTIGGWAATRSSGMQSDKYGDIAQIVRGLRVVRPSHPDRDGVLVIPAIPSASTGPSVREMIVGSEGRLGVITEVTAQVHRVAEVREIQAYFFPNWAAGLKAMQAISVSDATPIITRVSDARETGFSLATSKERHGMDAILAEKVLPGIMRSKGWTLEDICLSFIGFEGSAEHVKRQKKLVGAIVKQHGGMGVGTGPGVLYDQKKFDTPYLRDFLLDRGAAGDVSETAAPWSKLAGVYDAVIAAAEGAYAEIGTKGWIMCHLSHSYHSGACLYFTFAFVFGDDPLGEYDVVKSAIQQAFVDNGATISHHHGVGVEHSPWIEQDISPEGVAVVRGLFGAVDPGDHFNPGKVVPSVSERV, from the coding sequence GTGACCGACGTCGAGCACATGAAGTGGTGGGGCTGGGGCGTCGAGGGCGTCGGCTTCCATCACGAGGACAAGCCCGGGTTCGCGCCGTTCGTGCTGCAGGCCGTGGGACTCGACCTCGCGACCGCGCAGAAGGCCGAGCAGCCCTCCTTCGAGGAGCTCGACCTCGCCGACCCGGTCGCCCCCGCCGAACTCGTCGCGGCGCTCGCCGCGATCGTCGGCGAGGACTTCGTGCGCACGGACGCCATGGAGCGCGTCGTGCACACCTACGGCAAGAGCCTGCGCGACCTCGTCCGCATCCGCACGGGCGACATCGCGCGTGCCGTCGACGTGGTCGTGTACCCGGCCGACGAGGACGACGTGCAGCGCATCGTCGACGCGGTCGTCGCGGCGGATGCCGTGCTCATCCCGTTCGGCGGCGGCAGCAACATCGCGGGCAGCCTCGAGCCGCAGGCCGGCGAGCAGCGCCCGGTCGTGTCGGTCGACATGGGGCGCATGAGCGCCGTCATCGACATCGACGCCGACTCGGGCCTCGCCCGCATCCAGGCCGGCGCTCTCGGCCCGCACCTGGAGGCGCAGCTCGCCGCACAGGGCTGGACGATCGGCCACTTCCCCGACAGCTTCACCCACTCCACGATCGGCGGCTGGGCGGCCACCCGCTCCTCCGGAATGCAGTCGGACAAGTACGGCGACATCGCGCAGATCGTGCGCGGGCTGCGCGTCGTGCGCCCCTCGCATCCGGACCGCGACGGCGTGCTCGTGATCCCCGCGATCCCGTCCGCCTCGACCGGGCCGAGCGTGCGCGAGATGATCGTCGGCTCGGAGGGGCGCCTCGGCGTCATCACCGAGGTGACCGCGCAGGTGCACCGGGTGGCCGAGGTGCGCGAGATCCAGGCCTACTTCTTCCCCAACTGGGCGGCCGGCCTGAAGGCCATGCAGGCGATCTCCGTGTCGGATGCGACGCCCATCATCACGCGCGTCTCCGACGCCCGCGAGACGGGCTTCTCGCTCGCGACGAGCAAGGAACGCCACGGCATGGACGCGATCCTCGCCGAGAAGGTGCTGCCCGGCATCATGCGCTCGAAGGGGTGGACCCTCGAGGACATCTGCCTCTCGTTCATCGGCTTCGAGGGCTCGGCCGAACACGTGAAGCGGCAGAAGAAGCTCGTCGGCGCGATCGTCAAGCAGCACGGCGGCATGGGGGTCGGCACCGGCCCCGGCGTGCTCTACGACCAGAAGAAGTTCGACACCCCCTACCTGCGCGACTTCCTGCTCGACCGGGGCGCCGCGGGCGACGTGTCGGAGACGGCGGCGCCGTGGTCGAAGCTCGCGGGCGTCTACGACGCGGTGATCGCCGCGGCGGAGGGCGCCTACGCCGAGATCGGCACCAAGGGCTGGATCATGTGCCACCTCTCGCACTCGTACCACTCGGGCGCGTGCCTCTACTTCACCTTCGCGTTCGTGTTCGGCGACGACCCGCTCGGCGAGTACGACGTGGTGAAGAGCGCCATCCAGCAGGCCTTCGTCGACAACGGCGCCACCATCTCGCACCACCACGGCGTGGGTGTCGAGCACTCCCCGTGGATCGAGCAGGACATCTCGCCGGAGGGTGTCGCGGTCGTGCGCGGCCTGTTCGGCGCGGTCGACCCGGGCGACCACTTCAACCCCGGCAAGGTCGTGCCCTCCGTCAGCGAACGGGTCTAG
- a CDS encoding pseudouridine-5'-phosphate glycosidase, giving the protein MTAFHVSAEVADALADGRPVVALESTIISHGLPRPRNHEAAIEFEEILREKGVTPATIAVLDGVPQIGLDAEGVRRIAEEELAKASVRDLPILAALGRSGATTVAATAYLAALAGVRVFATGGLGGVHRGASSTFDESADLPTLAENPITVVSAGVKSVLDIPATLERLETLSVPVIGYRTTAFPAFWLRESGYELDWKVDSADEVAAVMAARDGLGSTSGIVLANPVPLEQQWDPVEHDRVLATAFAAADAAEVHGKAVTPFLLGYIVEASGGRSLEVNLDLARNNVRVAAEVATAWARIAPRP; this is encoded by the coding sequence ATGACCGCTTTCCACGTCTCCGCAGAGGTCGCCGACGCGCTCGCCGACGGCCGCCCCGTCGTCGCGCTCGAGTCGACCATCATCAGCCACGGCCTCCCGCGGCCCCGCAACCACGAGGCGGCGATCGAGTTCGAGGAGATCCTGCGCGAGAAGGGCGTGACCCCCGCGACGATCGCGGTGCTCGACGGCGTGCCGCAGATCGGCCTGGATGCGGAGGGCGTCCGCCGCATCGCGGAGGAGGAGCTCGCGAAGGCCTCGGTGCGCGACCTGCCGATCCTCGCCGCGCTCGGGCGTTCGGGTGCCACCACGGTCGCCGCGACCGCGTACCTCGCCGCGCTCGCGGGGGTGCGGGTGTTCGCGACCGGCGGGCTCGGCGGCGTGCACCGCGGCGCATCCTCGACCTTCGACGAGTCGGCCGACCTGCCGACGCTCGCCGAGAACCCGATCACGGTCGTGTCGGCAGGCGTCAAGAGCGTGCTCGACATCCCCGCCACGCTCGAGCGGCTCGAGACGCTCAGCGTGCCGGTGATCGGCTACCGCACGACCGCGTTCCCCGCGTTCTGGCTGCGCGAATCCGGATACGAGCTCGACTGGAAGGTCGACTCGGCCGACGAGGTGGCGGCCGTCATGGCCGCCCGCGACGGGCTCGGCTCGACGAGCGGCATCGTGCTCGCGAACCCGGTGCCGCTCGAGCAGCAGTGGGATCCGGTCGAGCACGACCGCGTGCTCGCGACCGCCTTCGCGGCCGCGGATGCCGCCGAGGTGCACGGCAAGGCCGTCACGCCGTTCCTGCTCGGCTACATCGTCGAGGCCTCGGGCGGCAGGAGCCTCGAGGTGAACCTCGATCTCGCCCGCAACAACGTGCGCGTCGCGGCGGAGGTCGCGACCGCCTGGGCGCGGATCGCACCCCGGCCGTGA
- a CDS encoding nucleoside deaminase: MPSGADEEAMRLALAEAELALGSGDVPVGAVVLDRDGTVLAVGRNEREAHGDPTAHAEVVAIRRAAQVRGDWHLDGTTLVVTLEPCVMCAGAILAARIPRVVFGAWDEKAGAAGSVHDLLRDRALPVRAEVVPGVLEAECAAPLRAFFENARASEL; encoded by the coding sequence ATGCCCTCGGGAGCCGATGAGGAGGCGATGCGCCTCGCCCTCGCGGAGGCGGAGCTCGCGCTCGGCTCGGGGGATGTGCCGGTCGGGGCGGTCGTGCTCGACCGCGACGGCACGGTGCTCGCGGTGGGACGCAACGAGCGCGAGGCGCACGGCGACCCGACCGCGCACGCCGAGGTGGTGGCGATCCGGCGGGCGGCCCAGGTGCGCGGCGACTGGCACCTGGACGGCACGACGCTCGTCGTGACGCTCGAGCCGTGCGTCATGTGCGCGGGCGCGATCCTCGCCGCCCGGATCCCGCGCGTCGTGTTCGGCGCCTGGGACGAGAAGGCGGGCGCCGCCGGCAGCGTGCACGACCTGCTGCGCGACCGCGCGCTGCCGGTGCGTGCCGAGGTGGTGCCGGGCGTGCTCGAGGCCGAGTGCGCCGCCCCGTTGCGCGCGTTCTTCGAGAACGCCCGCGCCTCCGAACTCTGA
- a CDS encoding cation diffusion facilitator family transporter: protein MSSSGGTKAIIAAFLANLGIAITKFVAWFFSGSSSMLAEGVHSVADSGNQLLLLLGGRKAKKAADAEHPFGYGRERYVYAFVVSIILFSVGGVFSIYEGIDKLTHPHPLENAWLPILVLGIAILLEGFSLRTAVKESNPARGRQSWVQFVRRAKQPELPVVLLEDVAALTGLVFALAGVTLTIVTGDNVWDGVGTIAIGVLLVLVAIILGVETKSLLVGEGAEPDVVAKILAAFNGHPQVEAVIHMKTLYLGPDELMVAAKIAVPKATRAAEIATAIDAIEKDVRAAVPAARVIYLEPDIYVARDEHPSTDAIVIKSAD, encoded by the coding sequence ATGAGCTCCTCCGGCGGTACGAAGGCGATCATCGCGGCGTTCCTGGCGAACCTGGGCATCGCGATCACGAAGTTCGTGGCCTGGTTCTTCTCCGGCTCGAGCTCGATGCTCGCCGAGGGCGTGCACTCGGTCGCCGACTCGGGCAACCAGCTGCTGCTGCTGCTCGGCGGACGCAAGGCGAAGAAGGCGGCGGATGCGGAGCATCCCTTCGGCTACGGCCGCGAGCGCTACGTCTACGCCTTCGTCGTGTCGATCATCCTGTTCTCGGTCGGCGGCGTGTTCTCCATCTACGAGGGCATCGACAAGCTGACCCACCCGCACCCGCTCGAGAACGCGTGGCTGCCGATCCTCGTGCTCGGCATCGCGATCCTGCTCGAGGGCTTCTCGCTGCGCACCGCGGTGAAGGAGTCGAACCCCGCCCGCGGGCGTCAGAGCTGGGTGCAGTTCGTGCGCCGGGCGAAGCAGCCGGAGCTCCCCGTCGTGCTGCTCGAGGACGTCGCGGCGCTCACCGGCCTCGTGTTCGCGCTCGCCGGCGTGACGCTCACGATCGTCACGGGCGACAACGTGTGGGACGGCGTCGGCACGATCGCGATCGGCGTGCTGCTCGTGCTCGTCGCGATCATCCTCGGCGTCGAGACGAAGAGCCTGCTGGTCGGCGAGGGCGCCGAGCCCGACGTCGTCGCCAAGATCCTGGCGGCGTTCAACGGCCACCCGCAGGTGGAGGCCGTCATCCACATGAAGACCCTCTACCTCGGCCCCGACGAGCTCATGGTGGCGGCCAAGATCGCGGTACCGAAGGCGACCCGCGCCGCCGAGATCGCCACCGCGATCGACGCGATCGAGAAGGACGTGCGCGCGGCGGTGCCCGCGGCGCGCGTGATCTACCTCGAACCCGACATCTACGTGGCGCGCGACGAGCACCCCTCGACCGACGCGATCGTCATCAAGAGCGCGGACTGA
- a CDS encoding carbohydrate kinase family protein, giving the protein MTGSRIVIVGDLINDIVAVTREPLRPDTDTTATIRPSSGGSAANTAVWLARAGAAVDFVAAVGAHDAHLHEEELAEAGVTPHLQVEVAAPTGTIIIIVQGSERTMLTERGANSLLTSAAVTDALLADAALLHVSGYSIVDGFRVAGTRALLDRAAAAGVPVSVNPGSIGFIADFGVEAFLEAIAGASLLFLSGDEARLLTGLDGAERQARALARDFPIVALTRGAEGVLLVVDGGEPVAIPARSVRAIDPTGAGDAFIGGFLASWTQAPDAVAAAEAGVFTAARAVMAIGGRPPI; this is encoded by the coding sequence GTGACCGGGTCGCGGATCGTCATCGTCGGCGACCTCATCAACGACATCGTCGCCGTCACCCGCGAACCGCTGCGCCCCGACACCGACACGACCGCCACCATCCGCCCGAGCTCGGGCGGCTCGGCCGCCAACACGGCGGTGTGGCTCGCCCGGGCCGGTGCCGCCGTCGACTTCGTCGCCGCGGTCGGCGCCCACGACGCCCACCTGCACGAGGAGGAGCTCGCCGAGGCGGGCGTCACCCCGCACCTGCAGGTCGAGGTGGCCGCCCCGACCGGCACGATCATCATCATCGTGCAGGGCTCCGAGCGCACCATGCTCACCGAGCGCGGCGCGAACTCGCTGCTCACCTCGGCCGCGGTGACGGATGCGCTGCTCGCCGACGCGGCGCTGCTGCACGTGAGCGGCTACAGCATCGTCGACGGGTTCCGGGTGGCGGGCACCCGGGCGCTGCTCGACCGCGCGGCGGCGGCGGGCGTGCCCGTGTCGGTGAACCCCGGCTCGATCGGCTTCATCGCCGACTTCGGGGTGGAGGCGTTCCTCGAGGCGATCGCGGGGGCGTCTCTGCTGTTCCTGAGCGGCGACGAGGCGCGGCTGCTGACGGGACTCGACGGCGCGGAGCGCCAGGCGCGCGCCCTCGCGCGCGACTTCCCGATCGTGGCCCTCACCCGCGGTGCCGAGGGCGTCCTCCTGGTGGTCGACGGCGGCGAGCCCGTCGCGATCCCCGCACGAAGCGTGCGGGCGATCGACCCGACCGGTGCGGGCGACGCCTTCATCGGCGGCTTCCTCGCCTCCTGGACGCAGGCCCCGGATGCCGTGGCCGCCGCCGAGGCGGGCGTCTTCACCGCCGCTCGCGCCGTGATGGCGATCGGCGGCCGCCCCCCGATCTGA
- the upp gene encoding uracil phosphoribosyltransferase: MRVHVADHPLITHKLTVLRDERTPSPVFRALAEELVTLLAYEATRNVRTTPVTVQTPVAETTGLAIAEPKPLVVPILRAGLGMLEGMVKLVPTAEVGFLGMVRDEETLQPTTYAERLPDDLSNRQCFILDPMLATGGSLGAAIEFLFQRGAVDVTAVCLIAAPEGIEAVRKATEGREVTVVVGALDERLNEKGYIVPGLGDAGDRLYGLV; the protein is encoded by the coding sequence ATGCGAGTGCATGTGGCCGACCATCCGCTGATCACCCACAAGCTGACGGTGCTGCGCGACGAGCGCACCCCGTCGCCCGTCTTCCGGGCCCTCGCCGAAGAGCTCGTGACGCTGCTCGCCTACGAGGCGACCCGCAACGTGCGCACCACCCCCGTCACCGTGCAGACGCCCGTCGCCGAGACCACGGGCCTCGCGATCGCCGAGCCGAAGCCGCTCGTCGTGCCGATCCTGCGCGCCGGCCTCGGGATGCTGGAGGGCATGGTCAAGCTCGTCCCGACCGCGGAGGTCGGCTTCCTCGGCATGGTGCGCGACGAGGAGACCCTGCAGCCCACGACCTACGCCGAGCGGCTGCCCGACGACCTCTCGAACCGCCAGTGCTTCATCCTCGACCCCATGCTCGCCACGGGCGGCTCGCTCGGCGCGGCGATCGAGTTCCTGTTCCAGCGCGGCGCGGTCGACGTGACCGCCGTGTGCCTCATCGCGGCCCCCGAGGGCATCGAGGCCGTGCGCAAGGCGACCGAGGGCCGCGAGGTGACCGTCGTGGTCGGCGCACTCGACGAGCGGCTCAACGAGAAGGGCTACATCGTGCCCGGCCTCGGCGACGCGGGCGACCGCCTCTACGGGCTGGTGTGA
- a CDS encoding EamA family transporter yields the protein MSVEAVLLVLGAAVSHAAWNVLAHRSSGGGMLFLWGAAVSATVLWAPLIPLTGGIPTEQLGGFLLGIGVSGVLHVAYMLVLQRGYALGNLSTVYATARGTGPLLTVIVAIAVLGERPAPFALAGVLAIVVGVVALGIVDRPPALPGSRRRIDPALVAGALTGVSIAAYTLWDAHAIRSWQIPPVAFMVGCTFLEIPLYTLALRSRTREAVRLLRERWRTMLAFGILSPLSYILVLTAVTIAPVSLVAPMREVSVVLVSLFGALVLREGNAMWRVASAGVVVTGVLLIAL from the coding sequence ATGTCCGTCGAAGCCGTCCTCCTCGTGCTCGGCGCCGCCGTCTCGCACGCCGCCTGGAACGTGCTCGCGCACCGCTCCAGCGGCGGCGGGATGCTGTTCCTCTGGGGCGCCGCCGTCTCGGCGACCGTGCTGTGGGCCCCGCTCATCCCGCTCACCGGCGGCATCCCCACCGAGCAGCTCGGCGGCTTCCTGCTCGGCATCGGAGTCTCGGGCGTGCTGCACGTCGCCTACATGCTCGTGCTGCAGCGCGGCTACGCCCTCGGCAACCTCTCGACCGTCTACGCGACGGCGCGCGGCACCGGCCCCCTGCTCACCGTCATCGTCGCGATCGCGGTGCTCGGCGAGCGGCCCGCCCCCTTCGCGCTCGCGGGGGTGCTCGCGATCGTCGTGGGGGTCGTGGCGCTCGGCATCGTCGACCGTCCGCCCGCCCTGCCGGGCTCCCGTCGCCGGATCGACCCCGCCCTCGTCGCGGGCGCCCTCACGGGCGTCTCCATCGCCGCCTACACGCTGTGGGACGCGCACGCGATCCGCAGCTGGCAGATCCCCCCGGTCGCCTTCATGGTCGGCTGCACCTTCCTCGAGATCCCCCTGTACACGCTCGCGCTGCGCAGCCGCACGCGCGAGGCGGTGCGGCTGCTGCGCGAGCGCTGGCGCACGATGCTCGCCTTCGGCATCCTCTCGCCGCTGTCGTACATCCTCGTGCTGACGGCCGTGACCATCGCGCCGGTCTCGCTCGTGGCGCCGATGCGCGAGGTGAGCGTCGTGCTCGTGAGCCTGTTCGGGGCGCTCGTGCTGCGCGAGGGCAACGCGATGTGGCGCGTCGCCTCCGCCGGCGTCGTCGTCACGGGCGTGCTGCTCATCGCGCTCTGA